The proteins below come from a single Cylindrospermopsis raciborskii Cr2010 genomic window:
- a CDS encoding ABC transporter ATP-binding protein has product MTQEPSQELSNYRLLLPYLQQQWPTISRGFIGIIGYVFATLTLIHLAGKLALPFGEGNVVAIAQLTGVCALVFLVRGFFQSVQDLYMSKAALRVAFHLRQNVYTHLQKLNLSYFETAKAGDLSYRLTEDVDRVGEVVNKLFHDFIPCVLQLIAIPIYMIYLNWQLTLATVIVAPIMGVLIGWFGERLRKYALKSQNRISDLSAILTEVFSGIRLIQAFAAEKYEIARFTHEAQRTLKAKYSAEKLKAIQIPIVGFLEALSALSLIMVGVWQISQKNLTVGEFFSYLAAAALLIDPIGHTTHNYNEFKQGEASLERVFELLAIKPTVLENPIAMTLPSINGKIEYRGVSFAYKPGELVLNHVSLFISPGEAIALVGASGAGKTTFVNLLPRFYDPKPGNIFIDDVNIRDVTLNSLRKQIGIVPQETIMFSGTIAQNIAFGQDNFDQKAVEAAARVANAHDFIIQLPAGYQTWVGERGVNLSGGQRQRIAIARAVLLDPKILILDEATSALDSESEALVQQALERLMQNRTVLIIAHRLSTVRKCDRILVLEKGQIVESGNHEQLLSLEGKYAHFYAQQFSQS; this is encoded by the coding sequence ATGACCCAAGAACCTTCCCAAGAACTTTCTAATTATCGTTTACTTCTACCCTATCTGCAGCAACAGTGGCCAACTATCTCCAGAGGATTTATTGGCATTATAGGGTACGTTTTCGCTACTTTAACCTTGATTCACTTAGCTGGTAAGTTGGCTTTACCTTTTGGAGAGGGTAATGTGGTGGCGATCGCCCAATTAACGGGTGTATGTGCTTTGGTATTTCTTGTCCGGGGCTTTTTTCAGTCCGTTCAAGACTTGTATATGTCCAAAGCTGCTTTGAGAGTAGCTTTTCATCTCAGGCAAAATGTCTACACACACTTACAAAAACTGAACTTGAGTTATTTTGAAACAGCAAAAGCGGGGGATTTGTCTTATCGCTTAACAGAAGATGTAGACAGGGTAGGTGAGGTTGTCAATAAGTTGTTTCATGATTTTATCCCCTGTGTTTTACAACTGATTGCCATTCCCATCTACATGATTTATTTAAATTGGCAGTTGACTTTAGCCACGGTGATAGTAGCACCAATTATGGGGGTTTTAATTGGTTGGTTTGGGGAGCGTTTACGTAAGTATGCTCTCAAAAGTCAAAATCGCATTTCTGATTTATCTGCTATTTTAACCGAGGTTTTTAGTGGTATTCGCTTAATTCAAGCCTTTGCAGCGGAAAAGTATGAAATTGCTAGATTCACTCACGAAGCTCAAAGAACCCTCAAGGCTAAATATTCCGCTGAAAAACTAAAGGCGATTCAAATTCCTATTGTAGGGTTTTTAGAAGCCTTGAGTGCTTTATCCCTCATTATGGTGGGAGTATGGCAGATTTCCCAGAAGAATCTTACTGTGGGTGAGTTTTTTAGTTATTTAGCCGCAGCAGCTTTACTAATTGATCCTATTGGTCATACTACCCATAACTATAATGAGTTCAAACAGGGTGAGGCTTCTTTGGAACGAGTATTTGAACTGTTGGCTATTAAACCAACAGTCCTAGAAAATCCTATTGCTATGACTCTTCCCAGTATTAATGGCAAGATTGAATACCGTGGTGTTAGTTTTGCTTATAAACCGGGTGAGCTAGTTTTAAATCACGTCAGTCTGTTTATCAGTCCTGGGGAGGCCATTGCCCTAGTCGGTGCTTCCGGTGCTGGTAAAACCACTTTCGTCAATTTACTCCCCAGATTTTACGATCCTAAACCAGGTAATATCTTTATAGATGATGTCAACATTCGTGATGTGACATTAAATAGTTTAAGAAAGCAAATTGGTATTGTTCCGCAAGAAACAATTATGTTTTCAGGAACTATAGCTCAAAACATTGCTTTTGGACAAGACAACTTTGACCAAAAAGCAGTAGAAGCAGCTGCCCGGGTGGCTAATGCCCATGACTTTATCATCCAATTACCAGCAGGTTATCAAACTTGGGTGGGTGAACGGGGTGTCAACCTATCCGGGGGACAACGACAAAGAATTGCCATCGCCCGTGCAGTGCTATTAGACCCGAAAATTTTGATACTTGATGAGGCAACCTCAGCTTTAGATTCCGAGTCCGAAGCTCTTGTGCAGCAAGCTTTAGAAAGATTAATGCAAAATCGTACTGTATTAATTATTGCTCATAGATTGTCAACAGTAAGAAAATGCGATCGCATTTTAGTCCTAGAAAAAGGGCAAATTGTGGAATCGGGGAATCATGAACAATTATTGTCCCTAGAAGGTAAATATGCACATTTTTATGCGCAACAATTTAGTCAGAGTTAG
- the fba gene encoding class II fructose-bisphosphate aldolase (catalyzes the reversible aldol condensation of dihydroxyacetonephosphate and glyceraldehyde 3-phosphate in the Calvin cycle, glycolysis, and/or gluconeogenesis) encodes MALVPMRLLLDHAAENGYGIPAFNVNNLEQIQSIMKAAAETDSPVILQASRGARNYAGENFLRHLILAAVETYPQIPIVMHQDHGNAPSTCYSAIKNNFTSVMMDGSLEADAKTPASFEYNVAVTREVVNVAHSLGVSVEGELGCLGSLETGAGEAEDGHGFEGTLDHSQLLTDPDQAVDFVEATQVDALAVAIGTSHGAYKFTRKPTGEILAISRIEEIHRRLPNTHLVMHGSSSVPEDLIALINEFGGAIPETYGVPVEEIQKGIKSGVRKVNIDTDNRLAITAAVREALAKNPKEFDPRHFLKPSIKYMQKVCADRYEQFGTAGNASKIKQVSLEDFAAKYAKGELAVKAAAAV; translated from the coding sequence ATGGCGCTTGTACCTATGCGGTTGCTTTTAGATCACGCTGCTGAAAATGGTTATGGCATTCCCGCTTTTAACGTTAATAACTTAGAACAGATTCAATCAATCATGAAGGCGGCTGCTGAAACAGATAGCCCCGTGATTTTGCAAGCCTCTCGTGGTGCTCGTAACTATGCTGGCGAAAACTTCTTACGCCACTTAATTTTGGCTGCGGTAGAAACATACCCACAAATTCCCATTGTGATGCACCAAGATCACGGTAATGCTCCTTCTACTTGCTATTCTGCCATTAAGAACAATTTCACCAGTGTAATGATGGATGGTTCCTTAGAAGCTGATGCAAAAACTCCTGCCAGCTTTGAATATAACGTCGCAGTTACCCGTGAAGTTGTTAATGTTGCCCACTCTTTAGGTGTGAGCGTTGAAGGTGAACTAGGTTGTTTAGGATCTTTAGAAACTGGTGCTGGTGAAGCAGAAGATGGTCACGGTTTTGAAGGTACCCTTGACCACTCCCAATTATTAACTGACCCGGATCAAGCTGTGGACTTCGTAGAAGCTACCCAAGTAGATGCTTTAGCTGTTGCTATTGGTACTAGCCATGGTGCTTACAAATTCACCCGTAAGCCCACTGGTGAAATTTTAGCCATTAGTCGCATTGAAGAAATTCACCGTCGCCTACCTAACACCCACTTGGTAATGCACGGATCTTCTTCCGTACCCGAAGATTTAATTGCACTGATTAACGAATTTGGTGGTGCTATCCCCGAAACCTATGGTGTACCCGTAGAAGAAATTCAAAAAGGCATCAAGAGCGGCGTACGTAAAGTTAATATCGATACCGACAACCGTCTGGCTATCACTGCTGCTGTTCGTGAAGCTCTGGCTAAAAATCCCAAAGAATTTGACCCCCGTCATTTCTTAAAGCCCTCTATTAAGTACATGCAGAAGGTTTGTGCTGATCGTTATGAACAGTTTGGCACTGCTGGTAATGCGAGCAAAATCAAACAAGTTAGCCTAGAAGATTTTGCTGCTAAGTACGCTAAAGGCGAATTGGCTGTAAAAGCTGCTGCTGCAGTTTAA
- a CDS encoding Uma2 family endonuclease translates to MTPLILNNSETIPITHEQFYELCVANRDLQLERTAQGNLIIMPPTGAETSRRNSDINLELGLWNRQTKLGITFDSSGGFSLPNGADFSPDAAWIPLERWQALTAEQKTRFLPMSPDFVIELCSPSDSLKPLQAKMQEYINNGTRLGWLINPKNRQAEIYRPGEEKQVLENPSTLSGEDVLPGFVLNLESIW, encoded by the coding sequence ATGACACCCTTAATTCTAAATAACTCGGAAACAATACCCATTACCCATGAACAATTCTATGAACTTTGTGTCGCCAACCGTGACCTGCAACTGGAGCGAACTGCTCAAGGGAACCTAATTATTATGCCACCTACAGGAGCGGAAACCAGTAGGCGTAATTCAGATATTAACCTGGAGTTGGGCCTATGGAATAGACAAACAAAATTAGGGATAACTTTTGATTCATCTGGCGGTTTTAGCCTTCCTAATGGAGCAGATTTTTCTCCCGATGCAGCTTGGATACCTTTGGAAAGATGGCAAGCTCTAACTGCAGAACAAAAAACCAGATTTTTGCCCATGTCTCCTGATTTTGTGATTGAACTATGTTCTCCCAGTGATTCTTTGAAACCTCTGCAAGCTAAAATGCAGGAGTATATAAATAATGGAACCCGCTTAGGTTGGTTAATTAACCCAAAAAACCGCCAAGCCGAAATTTATCGCCCAGGAGAAGAAAAACAAGTTTTGGAAAACCCATCCACCTTATCAGGAGAAGATGTTTTACCGGGATTTGTTTTAAATCTTGAGTCAATCTGGTAG
- a CDS encoding ABC transporter permease, whose translation MQRYLKVIRLFWSAAIAAEMEYRLNFIIAALSSLGNLLGGIFGLFLFYRTGYTFSGWSWDSALVVLGVFTLLQGFWATFLAPNLNRIVRHVREGTLDFVLLKPIRSQFWLSTHILSLWGLPDLLFGLIIIGYAGKNLGLGLDDYFWGILPLGCSLVILYSLWFMLGSTSIWFTKVYNTTEVLRGLLEAGRYPMSAYPMGYRVFFTFVVPVSFLTTVPAQAILGQIHVVWLISAVFLALFLFFLSTWFWRFALRFYTSASS comes from the coding sequence ATGCAAAGATATTTAAAAGTCATCAGATTATTTTGGAGTGCAGCTATTGCTGCTGAAATGGAATATCGTTTAAATTTCATCATAGCCGCCCTCAGTAGCTTGGGGAATCTTTTGGGGGGGATTTTTGGGTTGTTTTTATTTTATCGTACGGGTTACACCTTTAGCGGATGGTCGTGGGATTCAGCCTTGGTTGTGTTGGGGGTTTTTACTCTCTTACAGGGTTTCTGGGCTACCTTTTTAGCTCCTAACTTAAACCGGATTGTGCGTCATGTGCGAGAAGGTACATTAGATTTTGTTTTATTAAAACCCATTCGTAGTCAGTTTTGGTTGTCAACCCATATTCTTTCCCTCTGGGGACTACCGGATCTACTATTTGGTTTGATCATCATTGGTTATGCGGGTAAAAATTTGGGTTTGGGACTAGATGACTATTTTTGGGGTATATTACCTCTCGGTTGTAGTCTGGTCATTCTCTATAGTTTATGGTTCATGTTAGGATCAACCAGTATTTGGTTTACGAAGGTTTATAATACCACCGAGGTGTTACGGGGACTGTTGGAGGCGGGTAGGTATCCCATGTCCGCATATCCCATGGGCTATCGAGTTTTTTTTACTTTTGTAGTTCCAGTATCTTTTCTGACTACCGTTCCTGCTCAAGCCATCTTAGGTCAAATCCATGTCGTTTGGCTAATAAGTGCTGTTTTTTTAGCCCTGTTTTTATTTTTCCTTTCCACTTGGTTTTGGCGATTTGCCCTAAGATTTTATACTAGTGCTTCCAGTTAA
- a CDS encoding carbon-nitrogen hydrolase family protein, with amino-acid sequence MKSYLAAAIQMTSVPDLQKNLAQAEEFIDLAVRQGVELLGLPENFSFMGEEKDKLAQASIIAQKTETFLKQMAQRYQITILGGGFPVPVDSTSKVYNTALLVDPNGQEISRYHKVHLFDVNVPDGNTYQESSTVMAGRELPPVYVSPTLGKIGLSICYDVRFPELYRDLAAREADVVFIPAAFTAFTGKDHWQVLLQARAIENTYYIIAPAQTGTNYARRQTHGHAMIVDPWGTILADAGDKPGVAIAEIKPTRLEQVRRQMPSLQHRVF; translated from the coding sequence ATGAAGTCTTATTTAGCCGCCGCCATTCAAATGACCAGTGTGCCTGATTTACAAAAAAACTTGGCACAAGCAGAAGAGTTTATTGATCTGGCCGTACGCCAGGGTGTAGAATTATTGGGGTTACCAGAAAATTTCTCCTTTATGGGGGAGGAAAAAGATAAACTTGCTCAAGCCAGTATTATTGCCCAAAAAACAGAAACGTTTCTCAAGCAAATGGCACAACGGTATCAAATTACCATTCTGGGCGGCGGCTTCCCCGTTCCCGTAGATAGTACAAGTAAAGTTTACAACACAGCTTTGCTGGTTGACCCCAATGGACAGGAAATCAGTCGTTACCATAAGGTACACCTATTTGATGTGAATGTTCCCGATGGCAATACTTATCAAGAATCTAGTACTGTCATGGCTGGTCGAGAATTACCACCAGTGTATGTTTCCCCAACTTTGGGTAAGATAGGTCTCTCTATTTGTTATGATGTGCGCTTTCCAGAATTATATCGAGATCTGGCAGCGAGGGAGGCTGATGTAGTTTTTATTCCTGCTGCTTTCACGGCTTTTACGGGAAAAGACCACTGGCAAGTGTTATTACAAGCCAGAGCGATTGAAAACACTTATTACATAATCGCCCCAGCTCAAACAGGTACTAATTATGCCCGTCGTCAAACCCATGGACATGCAATGATTGTTGACCCATGGGGAACAATTTTAGCTGATGCAGGAGATAAACCGGGGGTCGCTATTGCTGAAATTAAACCTACTAGACTAGAACAGGTGCGTCGTCAAATGCCATCTTTACAACACCGCGTTTTTTAA